One segment of Curtobacterium sp. MR_MD2014 DNA contains the following:
- the hemQ gene encoding hydrogen peroxide-dependent heme synthase, with translation MSSDVHAATHENVPDNAAAHGGSPAHETDPASGIDPNLLTAYALWAVFRRPLGPIHRVGDDAVAELDAAVARAADQGVTIRGFYDVSGFRADADVMIWLHGDDAQAIQAALRDLRRTALFQDAEPVWHAMAMHREAEFNKRHTPAFLRGKDPEAWITVYPFVRSFEWYLLPEEERSKMLRDHGIAGAKYRRVLTNTIATFALSDYEWILPLESPELVDLVDLMRDLRYTEARLHVREEVPFFTGRRVTTAELPEVLS, from the coding sequence ATGAGCTCCGACGTGCACGCAGCCACGCACGAGAACGTCCCCGACAACGCCGCCGCGCACGGCGGCAGCCCGGCGCACGAGACCGACCCGGCGAGCGGGATCGACCCGAACCTCCTCACGGCGTACGCGCTGTGGGCCGTGTTCCGGCGTCCGCTCGGGCCGATCCACCGCGTCGGTGACGACGCCGTCGCCGAGCTCGACGCCGCGGTCGCCCGCGCCGCCGACCAGGGCGTGACGATCCGCGGTTTCTACGACGTCTCCGGCTTCCGGGCCGACGCCGACGTCATGATCTGGCTGCACGGCGACGACGCACAGGCGATCCAGGCCGCGCTCCGCGACCTCCGTCGCACGGCGTTGTTCCAGGACGCCGAGCCGGTCTGGCACGCGATGGCCATGCACCGCGAGGCCGAGTTCAACAAGCGCCACACCCCGGCGTTCCTGCGCGGCAAGGACCCCGAGGCCTGGATCACGGTGTACCCGTTCGTCCGGTCCTTCGAGTGGTACCTGCTGCCGGAGGAGGAGCGCTCGAAGATGCTCCGCGACCACGGCATCGCCGGCGCGAAGTACCGCCGCGTGCTCACCAACACGATCGCGACCTTCGCCCTCAGCGACTACGAGTGGATCCTGCCGCTCGAGAGCCCCGAGCTGGTCGACCTCGTCGACCTCATGCGCGACCTGCGCTACACCGAGGCGCGCCTGCACGTGCGCGAGGAGGTCCCCTTCTTCACCGGTCGTCGGGTGACGACCGCCGAACTGCCGGAGGTGCTGTCGTGA
- a CDS encoding ferrochelatase: protein MTDTSQITNGKVLAATPAAADGPEHVEVPTAYDAILLAGFGGPEGQDDVIPFLRNVTRGRGIPDERLEEVAHHYRHFGGVSPINAQNRALKAALEGELAKRGIDMPVLWGNRNWAPYLEEAFTEAADKGYTKLIAIATSAYSSFSSCRQYREDYARVLTETGLIDTIQVDKVRQFFDHPGFVRPFVDGVRDGMARAIRENEGLDVATELHILFSTHSIPSTDAAKSGPDYRGFDEHGAYEAQHLAVGEVVLEQAWNELLEQPEFAHLQGTSKPAWKLVYQSRSGPPTQPWLEPDINDYMNEELKGGQTRAVLIVPLGFVSDHMEVMWDLDEEATETAGELGFWSLRTQTPGVDPAYVAGLVDLVLERVNGTPTTERPHLTDIGPWYDVCRPGCCENVRAGFKPAAAGVAP, encoded by the coding sequence GTGACCGACACCAGCCAGATCACCAACGGGAAGGTCCTCGCCGCGACCCCCGCCGCGGCGGACGGCCCCGAGCACGTCGAGGTCCCGACCGCGTACGACGCGATCCTGCTCGCCGGCTTCGGCGGCCCCGAGGGCCAGGACGACGTCATCCCCTTCCTCCGCAACGTCACCCGCGGCCGCGGGATCCCGGACGAGCGTCTGGAGGAGGTGGCGCACCACTACCGCCACTTCGGCGGCGTGAGTCCGATCAACGCGCAGAACCGCGCGCTCAAGGCGGCGCTCGAGGGCGAACTCGCGAAGCGCGGCATCGACATGCCCGTGCTCTGGGGCAACCGGAACTGGGCGCCCTACCTCGAGGAGGCCTTCACCGAGGCCGCCGACAAGGGCTACACCAAGCTCATCGCCATCGCGACGAGCGCCTACTCGTCGTTCTCGAGCTGCCGCCAGTACCGCGAGGACTACGCCCGCGTGCTCACCGAGACCGGCCTGATCGACACGATCCAGGTCGACAAGGTCCGCCAGTTCTTCGACCACCCGGGCTTCGTGCGCCCGTTCGTCGACGGCGTGCGCGACGGCATGGCCCGCGCGATCCGCGAGAACGAGGGCCTCGACGTCGCGACCGAGCTGCACATCCTCTTCTCGACGCACTCGATCCCGTCCACCGACGCGGCGAAGTCCGGCCCCGATTACCGGGGCTTCGACGAGCACGGCGCGTACGAGGCCCAGCACCTCGCCGTCGGCGAGGTCGTCCTCGAGCAGGCCTGGAACGAGCTGCTCGAGCAGCCGGAGTTCGCGCACCTGCAGGGCACGTCGAAGCCCGCGTGGAAGCTCGTCTACCAGTCGCGGTCGGGCCCCCCGACGCAGCCGTGGCTCGAGCCCGACATCAACGACTACATGAACGAGGAGCTGAAGGGCGGCCAGACCCGCGCGGTGCTCATCGTCCCGCTCGGCTTCGTGAGCGACCACATGGAGGTCATGTGGGACCTCGACGAAGAGGCCACCGAGACCGCGGGTGAGCTCGGCTTCTGGTCGCTCCGCACGCAGACGCCCGGCGTGGACCCGGCGTACGTCGCCGGCCTCGTCGACCTGGTGCTCGAGCGCGTCAACGGCACGCCGACGACCGAGCGTCCGCACCTGACCGACATCGGCCCCTGGTACGACGTGTGCCGTCCGGGCTGCTGCGAGAACGTGCGCGCCGGGTTCAAGCCGGCCGCGGCCGGGGTCGCCCCGTGA
- the hemC gene encoding hydroxymethylbilane synthase, whose protein sequence is MTDADSATPSDGPAPIRLGTRASRLAVAQSQDVADRLATAAGRPVELVTVTSEGDTNRASLASLGGTGVFASALREALVAGEVDVLVHSLKDLPTAPYEGLTIASVPKRADARDVLVARNGATVETLPEGAKVGTGSPRRVAQLRAKRPDLDVVDIRGNIDTRLGRVDDDLDAVVLAAAGLGRIDRLDAATELLDLGFWPSAPGQGALAVEVRADETDKGLLAALRKLDHAPTRLTVTAEREVLAKLEAGCSAPIGATAVVDAELLLVSATVYRPDGSEYRTASHAAHLDGSAQDRLDEALEVAGRVAAELLENGAAELADLASTVSGAPAEGDHSAGPGLATPAAEQPADDSSTSTA, encoded by the coding sequence GTGACGGACGCCGACAGCGCGACGCCTTCCGACGGCCCGGCCCCGATCCGGCTCGGCACCCGTGCCAGCCGACTCGCGGTCGCGCAGTCGCAGGACGTCGCCGACCGTCTCGCCACGGCGGCGGGGCGTCCGGTCGAGCTCGTCACGGTGACGAGCGAGGGCGACACGAACCGCGCCTCGCTGGCGAGCCTCGGCGGCACGGGCGTCTTCGCCAGCGCCCTGCGCGAGGCCCTGGTCGCGGGCGAGGTCGACGTGCTCGTGCACTCACTGAAGGACCTGCCGACCGCTCCGTACGAGGGGCTCACGATCGCGTCGGTCCCGAAACGCGCGGACGCCCGTGACGTCCTGGTCGCCCGGAACGGCGCAACGGTGGAGACCCTGCCCGAGGGCGCGAAGGTCGGCACGGGCTCACCCCGCCGCGTCGCGCAGCTCAGGGCGAAGCGTCCCGACCTCGACGTCGTCGACATCCGCGGGAACATCGACACCCGGCTCGGCCGCGTGGACGACGACCTCGACGCCGTGGTGCTGGCCGCCGCCGGCCTCGGCCGGATCGACCGACTGGACGCGGCGACCGAGCTCCTCGACCTCGGCTTCTGGCCGAGCGCTCCCGGCCAGGGAGCACTCGCGGTCGAGGTCCGGGCGGACGAGACCGACAAGGGCCTGCTCGCTGCGCTCCGCAAGCTCGACCACGCCCCGACGCGCCTCACGGTGACGGCCGAGCGCGAGGTCCTCGCGAAGCTCGAGGCCGGATGCTCCGCCCCGATCGGTGCCACGGCGGTCGTCGATGCCGAGCTGCTGCTCGTGTCCGCGACGGTCTACCGCCCGGACGGTTCCGAGTACCGCACGGCGTCGCACGCGGCACACCTCGACGGGTCCGCGCAGGACCGTCTCGACGAGGCGCTCGAGGTCGCCGGTCGCGTGGCCGCCGAGCTCCTCGAGAACGGTGCCGCCGAGCTGGCGGACCTGGCGTCGACGGTGTCCGGTGCCCCTGCCGAGGGCGACCACTCCGCCGGGCCCGGTCTCGCCACCCCCGCCGCCGAGCAGCCGGCGGACGACAGCTCCACGTCGACGGCCTAG
- a CDS encoding uroporphyrinogen-III synthase: MPVVVPLITDAPPADPADLDAALVRFADAALAPSVDRASGPSVVDAPAGRHDTPPAVGTRPGGAGSGAPWLVVTSATAVRVVAGRVPRLPAGVRVACVGDATARAARQAGWPVDLVPDEESAAGLAAALPTDAGPVLFPRSEIAATTLVDALRARGIAVSEVVAYRTVGTGHDPIVLDPPPDAVLVTSGSVARQVAARMTPLDPSTHVACIGPSTADAARAAGLPVHVVAAARSAEALLDAVVETLHPNPRTGRSS; encoded by the coding sequence GTGCCCGTCGTCGTCCCGCTCATCACGGACGCTCCGCCCGCCGACCCGGCGGACCTCGACGCGGCGCTCGTCCGGTTCGCAGACGCCGCGCTCGCCCCGTCCGTCGACCGCGCGTCGGGACCGTCCGTCGTCGACGCCCCGGCCGGGAGGCACGACACACCACCCGCGGTCGGCACGCGTCCCGGGGGAGCCGGCTCCGGAGCCCCCTGGCTCGTCGTGACCAGTGCGACGGCCGTGCGCGTGGTCGCCGGGCGCGTGCCGCGCCTCCCGGCCGGCGTCCGCGTGGCCTGCGTCGGCGACGCGACCGCGCGTGCTGCCCGGCAGGCGGGGTGGCCGGTCGACCTGGTGCCGGACGAGGAGTCCGCCGCCGGGCTCGCCGCGGCCCTGCCGACGGACGCCGGACCCGTGCTGTTCCCCCGATCCGAGATCGCCGCGACCACCCTGGTCGACGCACTGCGCGCCCGCGGCATCGCCGTGTCGGAGGTGGTGGCGTACCGTACCGTGGGGACGGGCCACGATCCGATCGTCCTCGACCCCCCACCGGACGCCGTGCTCGTGACGAGCGGGAGCGTCGCCCGACAGGTCGCAGCGCGGATGACCCCGCTCGACCCGAGCACGCACGTCGCGTGCATCGGACCGTCCACCGCCGACGCCGCCCGTGCCGCGGGACTCCCCGTGCACGTGGTCGCCGCCGCTCGGTCCGCCGAAGCCCTGCTCGACGCCGTCGTCGAGACCCTCCACCCGAACCCCAGAACAGGAAGGTCATCGTGA
- the hemB gene encoding porphobilinogen synthase codes for MTGRFPQVRPRRLRATPAMRRLVAETRIHPAELVLPMFIREGATDAIDISSMPGVQQHSLDSFRRALNEAAAQGVGGVNLFGVPTSKDAEGSGATDPDGILNVAVRVAKEEVGDALVVQSDLCLDEFTDHGHCGVLAADGSVDNDATLLRYRDMAVAQAEAGAELVCMSGMMDGQIAAARDALDTAGHSGTALLAYSAKYASAFYGPFREAVASTLVGDRRTYQIDAADGRQGLREVLLDIEEGADIVMVKPAMSYLDVLARTADVSEVPVWAYQISGEYAMITAAAQNGWIDRDAAAMEALVGIKRAGADAILTYFAVDIARKLNQEAGLRTSGSTAAVSGVASTGKAPE; via the coding sequence GTGACCGGACGCTTCCCCCAGGTCCGCCCCCGTCGACTGCGGGCCACCCCCGCCATGCGACGACTCGTCGCCGAGACGCGGATCCACCCCGCCGAGCTCGTGCTGCCGATGTTCATCCGCGAGGGCGCCACCGATGCGATCGACATCTCGAGCATGCCGGGCGTGCAGCAGCACTCGCTCGACTCGTTCCGCCGGGCGCTGAACGAGGCCGCGGCGCAGGGCGTCGGCGGTGTGAACCTGTTCGGCGTGCCGACGTCGAAGGACGCCGAGGGCTCCGGTGCGACCGACCCCGACGGCATCCTGAACGTCGCGGTCCGCGTGGCGAAGGAGGAGGTCGGTGACGCACTCGTCGTGCAGTCCGACCTGTGCCTCGACGAGTTCACCGACCACGGCCACTGCGGCGTGCTGGCGGCGGACGGCTCGGTCGACAACGACGCGACGCTCCTGCGCTACCGCGACATGGCGGTCGCCCAGGCCGAGGCCGGCGCCGAGCTCGTCTGCATGAGCGGCATGATGGACGGACAGATCGCCGCCGCCCGCGACGCCCTCGACACCGCCGGCCACAGCGGCACCGCGCTCCTGGCGTACTCGGCGAAGTACGCCTCGGCGTTCTACGGGCCCTTCCGCGAGGCCGTCGCCTCGACGCTCGTCGGGGACCGCCGGACGTACCAGATCGACGCCGCCGACGGCCGCCAGGGCCTGCGCGAGGTCCTGCTCGACATCGAGGAGGGCGCCGACATCGTCATGGTGAAGCCCGCGATGAGCTACCTCGACGTCCTCGCCAGGACCGCCGACGTCTCCGAGGTCCCCGTGTGGGCGTACCAGATCTCCGGGGAGTACGCGATGATCACGGCGGCCGCCCAGAACGGGTGGATCGACCGCGACGCCGCGGCGATGGAGGCACTCGTCGGCATCAAGCGCGCCGGCGCGGACGCGATCCTGACGTACTTCGCCGTGGACATCGCACGGAAGCTCAACCAGGAGGCCGGCCTGCGCACGTCCGGCAGCACCGCGGCGGTGTCCGGCGTCGCCTCGACCGGGAAGGCCCCCGAATGA
- the hemL gene encoding glutamate-1-semialdehyde 2,1-aminomutase: MTTTASTGTAPVSNDELFGRAKDSIPGGVNSPVRAYGSVGGTPRFLTAANGPYVTDAEGRQYVDLVASWGPAILGHAHAGTVEAVQQAASRGLSFGASTPGETELAELVKQRVQVDGDGPIEKLRMVSTGTEATMTAIRLARGYTGRDLLVKFAGHYHGHSDSLLAEAGSGVATLALPGSAGITAETAAQTLVLPYNDLDAVRAAFDEHSERIAAVIVESAAANMGVLAPEPGFNRALAEITRAQGALLIVDEVLTGFRVGPAGWWGLEADGTVPEGTGWKPDLVTFGKVIGGGMPLAALGGRREVMDFLAPLGPVYQAGTLSGNPLAVAAGTATLRAATPDVYAHLDRTAARIADATSAALSAEGVAHTVQHAGNLFSFAFVEQAPRNYDDVRAQEAFRYAPFFHSMLDQGVTLPPSVFEAWFVTAAHDDEAVGRVLDALPAAARAAAAATA; encoded by the coding sequence ATGACCACCACCGCTTCCACCGGCACCGCTCCGGTGTCGAACGACGAGCTGTTCGGCCGCGCGAAGGACAGCATCCCCGGCGGGGTGAACTCGCCCGTCCGCGCGTACGGCTCGGTCGGCGGCACGCCCCGGTTCCTGACCGCGGCGAACGGCCCCTACGTCACCGACGCCGAGGGGCGGCAGTACGTCGACCTCGTCGCGTCCTGGGGCCCCGCGATCCTCGGGCACGCGCACGCCGGCACGGTCGAGGCCGTGCAGCAGGCGGCATCCCGCGGCCTGTCCTTCGGGGCGTCGACCCCGGGGGAGACCGAGCTCGCCGAGCTCGTGAAGCAGCGCGTGCAGGTCGACGGCGACGGGCCGATCGAGAAGCTCCGCATGGTGTCGACCGGCACCGAGGCGACGATGACCGCCATCCGCCTGGCCCGCGGGTACACCGGCCGCGACCTCCTCGTGAAGTTCGCCGGGCACTACCACGGCCACTCGGACTCGCTGCTGGCCGAGGCCGGATCGGGTGTCGCGACGCTCGCGCTCCCGGGCAGTGCGGGCATCACCGCCGAGACCGCCGCGCAGACCCTGGTGCTGCCGTACAACGACCTCGACGCCGTCCGCGCCGCGTTCGACGAGCACTCCGAGCGCATCGCCGCCGTGATCGTCGAGTCCGCCGCCGCGAACATGGGCGTCCTCGCGCCGGAGCCCGGGTTCAACCGGGCGCTCGCGGAGATCACGCGGGCGCAGGGTGCGCTGCTCATCGTCGACGAGGTCCTGACCGGCTTCCGCGTCGGCCCGGCCGGCTGGTGGGGCCTCGAGGCCGACGGCACCGTCCCGGAGGGCACCGGGTGGAAGCCCGACCTCGTCACGTTCGGCAAGGTCATCGGCGGCGGCATGCCCCTCGCCGCGCTCGGTGGTCGTCGGGAGGTCATGGACTTCCTCGCACCGCTCGGGCCGGTCTACCAGGCGGGCACGCTGTCCGGGAACCCGCTCGCGGTCGCGGCCGGCACCGCCACGCTCCGGGCCGCGACGCCCGACGTGTACGCGCACCTGGACCGCACCGCGGCGAGGATCGCCGACGCCACGAGCGCCGCGCTCTCGGCCGAGGGGGTCGCGCACACCGTGCAGCACGCCGGCAACCTGTTCTCGTTCGCGTTCGTGGAGCAGGCACCGCGGAACTACGACGACGTCCGCGCGCAGGAGGCCTTCCGCTACGCACCGTTCTTCCACAGCATGCTCGACCAGGGCGTGACCCTGCCGCCGAGCGTGTTCGAGGCGTGGTTCGTCACGGCGGCGCACGACGACGAGGCCGTCGGCCGCGTGCTCGACGCGCTCCCCGCGGCCGCTCGCGCGGCTGCTGCCGCGACCGCGTAG